From Rutidosis leptorrhynchoides isolate AG116_Rl617_1_P2 chromosome 3, CSIRO_AGI_Rlap_v1, whole genome shotgun sequence, a single genomic window includes:
- the LOC139899363 gene encoding protein TRANSPORT INHIBITOR RESPONSE 1-like, whose protein sequence is MTHTFPEEVLEHVFSFLNAQHDRNTVSLVCKSWYEMERWCRKKVFIGNCYAVNPRVLIQRFPEVKSIELKGKPHFADFNLVPEGWGGYVYNWIVEMVRVYPMLEEIKLKRMVVSDECLEMIGKGFKNFRVLKLVSCEGFSTDGLAAIASYCRNLRVLDLQECEVEDLSQYWITHFPDSFTSLECLNISCLNSEVSFSSLERLVARSPNLKTLRLNRNAPLEKLSTLLKLAPQLVEFGTGAYSADIRLDVYSSLAEAFSGCKELKDLSGFWDVVPAYLPAFYSVCSGLTSLNLSYATMRCPELSKIVSQCHNLQRLWVLDYIEDTGLNALALSCKDLKELRVFPSDPFVADANVHLTEEGLVSVSKGCPKLQSVLYFCRQMSNSALISIAKNRPNLTCFRLCILEPKATDYLTSAPLDIGFGSIVKNCKDLRRLSMSGLLTDRVFEYIGKHANKLDMLSIAFAGDSDLGLHHVLSGCVSLRKLEIRDCPFGDMALLANASKLETMRSLWMSSCLVSFGACRLIGQKMPFLNVEVIDERENLDSIPESSPVEKLYIYRTIAGQRSDMPNFVRTMGKDDMYTLS, encoded by the exons ATGACGCACACGTTTCCCGAAGAAGTACTCGAACACGTATTCTCATTCCTAAACGCACAACACGATCGTAACACAGTCTCATTAGTATGTAAGTCATGGTACGAAATGGAACGGTGGTGTAGAAAAAAAGTATTCATCGGAAACTGTTACGCAGTAAACCCTAGGGTTTTGATTCAAAGGTTTCCTGAAGTGAAATCGATTGAATTGAAAGGGAAACCGCATTTTGCGGACTTTAATTTGGTGCCGGAAGGTTGGGGAGGATATGTGTATAATTGGATTGTTGAAATGGTTAGGGTTTATCCAATGTTGgaagaaattaaattaaaaagaaTGGTGGTTAGTGATGAATGTTTGGAGATGATTGGGAAAGGTTTTAAGAATTTTAGGGTTTTGAAATTAGTGTCTTGTGAAGGGTTTAGTACTGATGGACTTGCTGCTATTGCTTCATATTGCAG AAATTTGAGAGTACTGGATCTACAAGAGTGTGAAGTTGAGGATTTAAGTCAATATTGGATAACTCACTTCCCAGATTCTTTTACATCACTAGAATGTCTTAATATATCTTGCTTGAATTCCGAAGTTAGTTTCTCGTCCCTTGAACGTTTAGTTGCTCGGTCACCCAATTTGAAGACTCTTCGGCTCAATCGCAATGCCCCCCTTGAGAAACTGTCCACACTCTTAAAGCTGGCCCCACAGCTCGTTGAATTTGGTACGGGTGCCTACTCTGCTGATATCCGGTTAGATGTATATTCAAGTTTGGCAGAGGCTTTTTCAGGCTGCAAGGAACTAAAAGACCTATCTGGGTTCTGGGATGTGGTTCCAGCTTATCTTCCAGCCTTTTATTCCGTGTGTTCTGGGCTCACTTCTCTGAACCTGAGCTATGCAACAATGCGGTGCCCTGAACTTAGCAAGATTGTTAGCCAGTGTCATAATTTGCAGCGGTTGTGG GTATTGGATTACATTGAGGACACTGGCCTTAATGCTCTTGCTTTGTCATGTAAGGACCTTAAAGAATTGAGAGTGTTCCCTTCTGACCCCTTCGTTGCAGACGCAAACGTACACTTAACAGAAGAAGGCCTCGTTTCCGTCTCAAAGGGTTGCCCGAAACTTCAGTCCGTTCTATATTTTTGTAGACAAATGTCAAATTCAGCACTAATTTCCATTGCTAAAAACCGTCCTAACCTAACATGCTTTCGATTATGCATTTTAGAGCCAAAGGCTACCGATTATCTAACATCTGCACCCCTCGATATCGGATTCGGATCCATAGTTAAAAACTGCAAAGATCTTCGACGCCTTTCAATGTCCGGTCTCCTCACGGATCGTGTATTTGAGTACATTGGAAAACACGCTAATAAACTCGATATGCTTTCTATAGCTTTTGCCGGTGATAGTGATTTGGGGTTGCATCATGTTTTATCGGGTTGTGTAAGCTTAAGAAAGTTGGAGATTCGTGATTGCCCGTTTGGTGACATGGCACTTTTGGCCAATGCTTCCAAGTTGGAGACAATGCGATCCCTTTGGATGTCTTCGTGTTTGGTTAGTTTTGGTGCATGTAGGCTTATCGGTCAAAAGATGCCTTTTCTTAATGTTGAAGTTATAGATGAACGAGAAAACCTAGATTCAATACCCGAAAGCTCTCCTGTTGAGAAGCTTTACATTTACCGAACAATTGCGGGTCAAAGGTCTGACATGCCTAATTTTGTCCGTACAATGGGTAAAGATGACATGTACACTCTTTCTTGA